The DNA sequence CGCCACCACCGCTACCACACCCTGGAAGGAACCCAACGGGCGTTCCCCGCCCACCGCGAGCGGGCCAACGCCGTGCTGGCGGGCAGCGATATAAAGCTCTTTTTTCTGCTCACCTACCTCAAAAGCAACGCCTTGCAAGAGCACCAGGCCGCCAGCTTTGGCATTTCGCAAGCGCGCGTCAGCCACTTGGCTACCGCCCTGCTGGGCGTGCTCAACCAGGTGCTGGCCCGGCGCGGGCTGCTGCCCGTGCGCGACGGCGGCGAGTTGGCTCAGCGCCTGGCTAACCACCCGGAGCCGGTCTTTGCCTACGACGGGGTCGAGCGGGGCGTACCACGTAACACGGACCGGGAGGCCCAGGCCGAGGAGTACAGCGCCAAAAAAAAGCGCACCGCGTAAAAAACATGACCTTATGCGATTCCACGCAGTACGTGCATTTTCTCTCGGCTACGGAAAGCGGGCGAGCGCACGACAAAAAACTGGCCGACGAGTACGCGCTGCACCTACCGGCGGGCTGCGTGTTACGGCAGGATTTGGGCTTGCTGGGCCACGCCCCGACCGGGGTCGTGGTGGAGATGCCCCACAAGAAGCCGCCGAAGCGGGAGTTGACGTTTGCCCAAAAGCTGTATAACCAGTTGCTGAGTCCGTTGCGCGTCGTTATCGAACACGCGCACAGCGGTATCAAGCGCCTGCACATGGTGCAGGGCACTATCCGCTTGCGCGGCGAATGGGTGCGCGATACGGTCATGGTCGTGGCCTGTGGGCTGCACAACCTGCGCGTGCGCAGCCCGCACCGCGCCCATCGCGCACCTGTCCACGCGAAACTCGCTAACTACGCCGAATAAGCTTTAATGACTGGAATAAACAAGCCAATGTTCAACTGTAAGAAGTGCAGGTAGAAGGCATTCTTGTTAAGCAGAAACGTCCAGGGGCCCCTCTCAGAAATACCTTTTACAATGTTGTGAAAATATACCGGTAAGCCCGGTACGGTATCGTTAATATAGTTATACAAATAATAAGAAACCAAGTCATAACTCACTATTGCGAGACCTAATGTCATGATTACTAGCAACAGTTTCAGCAGATGAGAGTACGCACGACGGATGAGGTGCAACGTAACGTAAAATGACCCGGCGATGACCCCCCATTTGCTTAGGGCGATTAGAAGTGTACTGCGGGGATGCTCGTCGCCGGTAAACCAACTGCTTTGGTAGAAAAACAAGCAGTACAGCGCTGCCCAGAAGGCAACATGCAACAGCACAGTGGTACGCCGGCTGGCATTAATGCCCAGTAGAAGGTTTGCAAAACCCGCCGATATTTTCGACATCGAGAATAAGCTAACGAAACGCCCAAACTGTTGCTGGCCGTGGCTATTCGTTGGAGAAATAATACTAGAGGGGCGGCGCGGGGCCTCCGCTAAAGTAATCCCATTTTCACCAGCCCCCCCAATCAGGGCCCCCAGCTTAATTGATGCGGCCTTCTTCATCGCCCGATACGTTGCGGTTTTTGTTGGCGGCCTTCACTTTCTGGTTGCCCAGCTGGTAGGTGAGCGTGGCCACGAAGTAGTTGGAATCCCAGCGGTAGGTGCTGTTGGTGCGCAGGTTGGCAAACTCGGTGCGCGTGACGGCGCGGGCCGAGCGGAAGATGTCGCTGTAGGTCACGCGCAAGGCGAGGCGGTCGTCCAGGAACTTCTTTTGGGCCCCCAGGTAGGCGGAGGCCTGGCCCCGGGCCTGTGCCACGCCCCGGGGCATGGGGCTCTGGAAGTAGCCCGAAGCGCTGAGCACCCAGCCGCCCTTCACGGCGAAGTCGTTGGAAATGCTGTACACGCCGCCGGCGCCCTGCACGGTGCGCGGCGCGTTGGCCACCGAATTCAGGAAGAACGTGGCGTAGCTGACGCCCAGGGCGTTGGTGATGGTCCACCACTTCCAGGGCGAATACGGGGCCGTCACGGACAGCGTCCACTCGCGCTGGCGGTCCAGGTTTTCGGCCCGCGACTGCGTGACGAGCGAGCCGGGGGCCTCGCGCTGCGTCACCCACGAAATCACGTCCGTGGTTTGCGAGTAGCCCAGCGCAAACACGTAGGCGCTGTTGGCGGTGTAGGTAAAATCGAGGGCGTGCGAATACTCAGGCCGCAAAAAGGGGTTACCCTGTGAGTAGGTGTACACGTCCTGGAAGTAGATGAACGGGTTGAGGCTCTGGTAGCTGGGCCGCTGGATGCGCCGGCCGTAGGCCAGGCTCACGAAGTCGTGCTTGCCCACCGCCCGGCTCAGCAGCGCCGATGGGAAGAGGCTGGTGTAGTGCCGCGCATTTTGCTGGCCAGTGGTGCGCAGCTCGCCCAGCGAATTGGTATTTTCGAGGCGCAGCCCGAAGCGGTAGTCCAGCCCGTAGCGCTTGCCGGCGAAGGTGGCGTAGGCCGCCGACACGTTTTCGCGGTACGTGAAGAAGTTGGTACGCAGGGCGTCGTTCTGCCAGTCGCCGGCTTGCAGCAGCTCGTAGCGGGCATCGTTTTCCGACGTTACGTAGCTGTGCTTCAGGCCCAGCTCCAGGGTGCCGGCGCGCAGCCGGCGCTCGTAATCGAGCTGGCCTGCCACGATGCGGATGCCCGTGGGCAGGTAGTTGCGCAGCTGCACGCCCCGGTCGGGCACGGGGCCCTGGGCAGTGAAAAATGTGTTGGCAATCCGGTTTTCGCCCGCCGACTGGTAGCGCGAGTAGTCCAGGTCGGCGGTGAGCGTGCTGGCCGAATCCAGGGTGTGCTTAAGCCCCAGGTTGCCCGAGTACTGGGTGGATTGGTAGGTGGTGTTGGTCTGGCTGTCGAGCGTCGAATCGACGGGGGCCCCGGGGCCGCGCAGCAGCTGGGTGGCGGCGTTGGCGACGCTGGTGCGGTCGGTGCGCAGGCCGCGCAGGTACAGGTTGAGGCTGGTTTTGGGGCTTACCTGCCAGTCGAGGCCGGCCTTGGCGTTGTGCGCCAGCTGGCGGGTGGGCGTGGCCGACGTGAGCAAGTGCGTGGCCGTCACGTCGCCGCCGGGGCCCCCCAGGTAATCAATCTGCGTCTGGTCACTCACGCTGGTTTGGCGGCCCGCCAGGTTGTAGCCACCGTACAGGGCTAGGGCCCCTTGCTTGTGGTTGAGGGAGAGGCCGGCGTTTTGGCGGCTGTTGGTGGTGCCGCCCGCGCCGAGCGTCAGGCTGCCCTTGGTGCCGTTTTGCAAGCTTTTTTTGGTGATGATGTTGACGATGCCGCCGGGGCCCTCGGCGTCGTACTTGGCGCCGGGGCTGGTAATCAGCTCAATCTTTTGCAGCTCCTGGCTGGGCAATCCCTTGAGGAACACCGCCAAATCGGCGGCCGCCAGGTACGTGCGCTTGCCGTCCACAATCACCAGCGTGCCTTTGCCGTTGAGCGACACGGTTTCCGTGCGCGGGTCGACGTACACGCCGGGGGCGCGGGCCAGCACCTCCAGGGCGGTGTAGCCGGTGGCGAGCGGCGTGCTGGCCACGTCCATCACCAGGCGGTCGGGCAGTTGCGTGATGCGCGGGCGCAGGGCCGTCACCTGCACCTCGCCCAGCTGCTGGGGCGCCGGGCGCAGCAGCAGCTGCACGGGCGCCGGTGGGGCCCCGGCGGCCACCACCAGCCGCTGCGTGCCGGGCAGCCAGCCCACAAACGAGGCTCGCAGCCGGTAGGGCCCCGGCGCCACGCCGCGCAGCACAAAGGCGCCGCGGGCATCGGCCACGGTGGCCTGCACCCCACTCGAATCCGGGGCGCTGAGCAGCACCACGGTGGCAAATTCCACGGGCTGGCGGGCGGCGTTCAGCACGGTGCCGCGCACGTCCACGCCCTGGGCCCGGGCCCCGGCGGCCCACAGCAACAAAAGGGTAAAAATTCGGAGCCGCATAACGTCGCTGGATTGGTTAGCAGCGAAGTACCGGGGCCCCGGGGCCGGGCCGAAATTTTTTCGACCAGCTCACGCGGGCCGTAGACGTACTCAACGGTTCCGGCAATGATTGCAATGCCGCGCCTGGTGCCCAGGCCCTCAGCCACTGTCCCAATCAATGGCCCAAACCCGGCTCATGCTGCCAGAGCAGCAAAGTGCCCCCCACCTACCGCCGGCCTAAATAGCAACTGCGGCTGCCCAGCGTAACGCCGAACAGCCGCAGCCGTTGAAAAGTAGTTGTGCCTGGGCACTGATAAAAAGCCTGAACACCAGCGTCTTAGCTGGCTGCCAAGTTTTTATTCCCAGCCGCCGCCCAGGGCCCGGTACACGTTCACCGTGGCGTTAAGCTGCTTCATCTTGGTTTCGGTCAGGTCGAAGCGGGCGTTCAGGGCGTCGCGCTGGGTGAAGAGCACCTCGGTGTAGTCGGCCCGCACCGATCTGAACAGGCTGTTGGAGATGCGAATGGACAAGCTCAGAGCCTGCACTTCCTTCAGCTTGGCCTCGTAGCCCTGCTCCAGGTTGTTGATGTTCGAGAGCTGGTTAGCCACCTCGATGTACGCGTTCAGCACCGTACGCTCGTAGTTGTACACGGCTTGCAGCTGCAAGGCGTTGGCCGTGGAATACAGGGCCTTGATGCCGTTGCGGTTGATGAGCGGGGCCGATAAATCGCCGGCTATCGAGTACAGCAGGGCACCCGGCGTGGTAAACAGCAAGCCGGGCTTGAACGCCCCGAAGCCTACCCCACCGGAAATACCCAGCGACGGGTAGAAATTGGCGCGCGCCACCTGCACGTCGAGTTTGGCGGCCACCAGCTGCTGCTCGGCCCGGCGGATATCGGGCCGGTTGCTCAGCAATTGCGCCGGAATGCCGGCCTGGATGGTTTTCGGTACCAGGCCGTTAAATTCCTCGGCGTTGCGCACGATGGGCTGTGGAAACCGGCCCAGCAGAAAGTTGATGCGGTTCTCGGTTTCAGTGATGCGCTGCCGAGTGACGTATTGCAGGCTCGTGGTGTTCTGGATCTGGGCCTCGAAGCGCTTCACGGCCAATTCGGTGACGCGGGCGGCTTCTTTTTCCTGCCGCACTACTCGCAGGGCATTGTCTTGGATCTCAATACTCTGCTGTAAAATCAGCAGTTGGTTGTCAAGCGCAAGGAGCTCGTAATACGACGTGGCAATCTCGGCAATCAGGTTAGTCACCATGAAGTTCCGGCCGTCTACCGACGCCAGGTAGCGGGTGGCGGCCGACTTGCGGGCGTTGCGCAGCTTGTGCCAGATGTCCACTTCCCAGCTCGCATAGGCCCCCAGCTGGAAGTTGCCCAGCGGGTCGGGCGTGCGGCGGTCGGGCTGGATGTTGATCTGGTCCTCCGTAGCCCCCTGAATAGTGTAGCGGCTCACGCGGTCGAGGGCCGCCTGGCCCCCCAGCGTTACCGAAGGCAGGTACTCGCCCTTGCGGGCCTGAATCTCGTTGCGGGCTATCTGCAGCTCCTGTTGCGTGATGTTCAGCTCCTGGTTACGTTGCAGAGCACTGTCAATCAGCGCTTTCAGGTTAGGGTCGGTAAAGAACTCCTGCCACTGCACTTTAGCCGTGCTGAGGGTATCCTGGGTGCTGTTGTTGTAAGTGGACGGCACGCTGCGGCGCACGTTGCGCCCCACTAACTGAGGCAGTTTACAACCCGCTACCGCTAGGGCCAGGCAGGCGGCGCTCAGGCCTTGGTAGATGCGTCGCTTAAGCATAAGGCTCTGTTTCTTCAATTAATACGCGAGGCTCAACTCCCTCGAACATGGGGGATTCGTTCTCGTCCCGGATAAGCTTGTTATCGCCAGCGAGGGTACCGAAGAAGTAGTACAAGCCCGGGATAATAATTACCCCGAACACGGTGCCAAACAGCATGCCGCCGAGGGCCGACGAGCCGATGGTGCGGTTGCCGATGGCGCCCGCGCCGGTAGCAACCACCAGCGGAATCAGACCGGCGATGAAGGCGAACGAAGTCATCAGAATGGGGCGGAAACGCACTTTGGCCCCTTCAATGGCCGCATCGCGGACCGACATGCCTTGCTCGTGCTTCAGCGCCGCGAATTCGACGATAAGTACCGCGTTTTTACCCAGCAGACCGACCAGCATCACGAGGCCCACCTGCGCATAAATGTCGTTGGCCAAGCCAAACATCTTAATAAACAGGAACGACCCGAACACGCCCGCTACCAGGGAGAAAATAACGGCCAGCGGCAGCAGAAAGCTTTCGTACTGCGCGGCCAGCACCAAGTATACGAAGAGGAGCACAATCGCGAAAATGATGGTCGATTCGTTGCCGCGGCTCACCTCGTCTTTCGACAAGCCACCCCAGTCGATATCGTAGCCGTGGGGCAGCCCTTTGGCCACTTCCTGCACCGCCTTAATAGCTTCGCCCGAGCTAAAGCCCTCGGCTGCGCCGCCCCGGATGGAGGCCGTGGTGTACATGTTGTAGCGGTTGATTTCGTTGGCGCCCTGGCTCTTCACGATTTTCATGAAGGCCGAGAACGGTACCATTTCGCCCTTGTCGTTCTTGGCCCACATGTTCAGGATGTCCTTTGGCAGGCGGCGGTATTCCGGCGAAGCCTGCACATACACCTTAAAGAAGCGCTGGTACTTGATGAAACCCAGCTCGTAGGTCGAGCCCACCATGATGCTCAGCGTGTTCATGGCGTTGCCAATGCTCACGCCTTTCTGCATAGCCAGGTTGTTGTCAATCTTCAGCTCGTACTGCGGGTATTCGGCCGAGAAGAAGGTGAATAGGCCGGCCAGCTCCTTGCGCTTTTTCAGCTGGGCCATAAATTCGTTGTTCACTTTTTCCAGCGCTTTGTAGTCGCCCGAGTTGGTTTTATCCAGCAATTGCAGCTGGAAGCCGCCCGCCGCGCCGTAGCCCGGCACGGCCGGTGGCTCGAAGAATTCGATGGTCGCGCCCGGAATCTGCTTGGCTTTTTTCTCTAGGTTGCCCACAATCTCGGCAATGGATTCCTTGCGTTCCGACCACGGCTTCAGGTCAAGCAACAAGGTGCCGGCGTTCGAGCCGCGGCCTTCGGTAAGCACTTCGTAGCCGGCCAGCGAGGAGATGTTGGCAACGCCGGGGATGTCTTTGGCCAGGCTGGCCAGGCGTTGCGATACGGCATTGGTTTGCTCCAGCGTGGTGCCGGGCGGCGTCTGCACAATGGCATAAATCAGGCCCTGGTCTTCGCTCGGAATGAAGCCGGCCGGCAGCTTGGCCGTGATGGCCCAGATGCCCAGCCCAAAGGCAATCAGCATGGCGAAGGTGATGAGGCG is a window from the Hymenobacter nivis genome containing:
- a CDS encoding transposase family protein, with the protein product MDYLSLRERPRQFLALTSLRAAEFDDLLTDFAPAWERHHRYHTLEGTQRAFPAHRERANAVLAGSDIKLFFLLTYLKSNALQEHQAASFGISQARVSHLATALLGVLNQVLARRGLLPVRDGGELAQRLANHPEPVFAYDGVERGVPRNTDREAQAEEYSAKKKRTA
- a CDS encoding TolC family protein; the protein is MLKRRIYQGLSAACLALAVAGCKLPQLVGRNVRRSVPSTYNNSTQDTLSTAKVQWQEFFTDPNLKALIDSALQRNQELNITQQELQIARNEIQARKGEYLPSVTLGGQAALDRVSRYTIQGATEDQINIQPDRRTPDPLGNFQLGAYASWEVDIWHKLRNARKSAATRYLASVDGRNFMVTNLIAEIATSYYELLALDNQLLILQQSIEIQDNALRVVRQEKEAARVTELAVKRFEAQIQNTTSLQYVTRQRITETENRINFLLGRFPQPIVRNAEEFNGLVPKTIQAGIPAQLLSNRPDIRRAEQQLVAAKLDVQVARANFYPSLGISGGVGFGAFKPGLLFTTPGALLYSIAGDLSAPLINRNGIKALYSTANALQLQAVYNYERTVLNAYIEVANQLSNINNLEQGYEAKLKEVQALSLSIRISNSLFRSVRADYTEVLFTQRDALNARFDLTETKMKQLNATVNVYRALGGGWE
- a CDS encoding outer membrane beta-barrel protein translates to MRLRIFTLLLLWAAGARAQGVDVRGTVLNAARQPVEFATVVLLSAPDSSGVQATVADARGAFVLRGVAPGPYRLRASFVGWLPGTQRLVVAAGAPPAPVQLLLRPAPQQLGEVQVTALRPRITQLPDRLVMDVASTPLATGYTALEVLARAPGVYVDPRTETVSLNGKGTLVIVDGKRTYLAAADLAVFLKGLPSQELQKIELITSPGAKYDAEGPGGIVNIITKKSLQNGTKGSLTLGAGGTTNSRQNAGLSLNHKQGALALYGGYNLAGRQTSVSDQTQIDYLGGPGGDVTATHLLTSATPTRQLAHNAKAGLDWQVSPKTSLNLYLRGLRTDRTSVANAATQLLRGPGAPVDSTLDSQTNTTYQSTQYSGNLGLKHTLDSASTLTADLDYSRYQSAGENRIANTFFTAQGPVPDRGVQLRNYLPTGIRIVAGQLDYERRLRAGTLELGLKHSYVTSENDARYELLQAGDWQNDALRTNFFTYRENVSAAYATFAGKRYGLDYRFGLRLENTNSLGELRTTGQQNARHYTSLFPSALLSRAVGKHDFVSLAYGRRIQRPSYQSLNPFIYFQDVYTYSQGNPFLRPEYSHALDFTYTANSAYVFALGYSQTTDVISWVTQREAPGSLVTQSRAENLDRQREWTLSVTAPYSPWKWWTITNALGVSYATFFLNSVANAPRTVQGAGGVYSISNDFAVKGGWVLSASGYFQSPMPRGVAQARGQASAYLGAQKKFLDDRLALRVTYSDIFRSARAVTRTEFANLRTNSTYRWDSNYFVATLTYQLGNQKVKAANKNRNVSGDEEGRIN
- a CDS encoding transposase family protein: MTLCDSTQYVHFLSATESGRAHDKKLADEYALHLPAGCVLRQDLGLLGHAPTGVVVEMPHKKPPKRELTFAQKLYNQLLSPLRVVIEHAHSGIKRLHMVQGTIRLRGEWVRDTVMVVACGLHNLRVRSPHRAHRAPVHAKLANYAE